TCTCAATAACTTTGTATGATTGTTATTTACATGGGGTGCTTTTCATATTTGGTTTGAACAACATTTCATGGAGAGCACTAACTGAAGTGTGTCTATGACCCTAATACAGTTGCTTCCCTATCACAAAAATCTCTGGagtgaaacaaacactgtaTGTTTGACATCCATTGACTCTCTCACAATATCCCTATATTATTGTGAAATTTAAGATTTCAATTCTATCTGAGTCCTCCTAACCAAACTTAGAAGTGATGAATGTAATTTACTAGATTTCTATTCAGAAGATtatgtctctcacagttgaagtggaTCAATGAGGAAAATTCAAGactctttcatcattttaagTCAGACAACTTGtgtacaattggtggctgactaaagaCGTTTTTGCCCCACTATACCATTTACATAGTTGCATTTTTAGGTCCTAACAGTACCTTTATTCGATTGTTTCCACTTTTCTTTAGGCCCCCAAAGAAAAAGGTAATTGCTGCTATGACGTATCTCTAATATCCAGCTATTTTTTGACCTCACCGCATATTGAAGCAGACTTTGTAAAAGCCACCCCTGGTTTGTTGATGTCAGCACAGGAAGATCCCAAGATAAAGCCAAGTGATCGACAGATTCTCTTTGATCCTCTGTGAGAGTGCAGACATCGGCCTTTCCAGTTGTTGTGAGCTTAATGGAGAGATTAAAAATAACATACTTGACTTTAGGAAAATGACTTCTGTCTTCATGAAGTATGCATTGTGTTAGAGTTTAAACCTACCAGCTCTATTGTCTCTCGGATGTCGATGTCTGCCACATCTTCAAGCACAATGGGTGCTGTTTCTTGGGAGCCCCCCAGCAAAACATGCAGGATTGCAGGACTTATACCTGTTAGGGGAGGACCACCATGAAGAAAAGAGTGACCTATCATCCTGCCAGCCATCTTGAACAAGTCACTCTGTAAAAGAACCTTGGAGGTTGAAGGAGTGAGATGGTCAGCTTGACCCTCAAATAATAGTGTCCCAGTTCTATTTCCtgcatgaacaaaaaacaaagcacaggTCAGTGATGACTGGGCTAAGCCATTAAAATTGCAAGGACTTAtgagacaataaaaaatagaagGATGGGTTGTGTTTAAGGCTGTTACATGATGTACATCTGAGACTTACCAAAATCCAGTGAAAATCCAGTTTGCAGCTTTTGTATCACTAGGCTAAAGAAATGCCGCTTAACACCCTCACCCGTCGCTACGTCACCTGACAGAAACAAACATGATAGATCAAGTAGTACTTGATCAGGGCAGCTattgtacatatttttttaattacaaattggcatttaaaacaaaaaaattaaaaattttggGAAAATGTGGATTACCTTCCAATCTACAATGGAGTGGTCTGGCCCAATCAACTTTATGGACCTTGTAAAAACTGATTAGTCTCTCCTCCTGTTCCTCAACACTCTCTCTCAAATCCAGTTTCACTTTCAGGGTTGGCTCACCTTCTTTCTGCTCCAGTAAAAACCTCCTGTATAGCACTGAGGCTCTCTCTGGATCTTCAGCTCTTTTCCAACCTGGCAAAGGGTTTAATCAAAATTGCTTTTACCCAAGGCATTTTAGGCAAGTAAATAATACAACGTTCCATaagttaaaataagaaaaaatatcgaAACGAATGAAACACACCATCATTTCCAGCAGGTGATGGCTGTGATGATCTGCTTTGTGGTGAAGAAAATGTCAACAAGCTGAAATTTGAAGAGCTGCTGCTTTCAGGAATACTGCTGCTTATGGGAACCCCCCGTGATGTACTTGGCTCTACTGGAATTTGTGTCACGTAATCCATCTGAGGAAAGCTAGATGGCAAGATACATATTCTAATAATTGAAGTACGTCTGAATCCAACAATATCCTTATGAAAAATAGTGTGTCTAACTGAAATTAccataaaacttttaaaacataGCTCTCCCAATGACTATGTTAAACCAAAAAGTGTGACCAACAGTTACAGACAGAAACCAACCTTTCCCCACAAGAACTTGCATGAAGGGGCATCAGGTCAGTGGAGAACGTCTCTCCACATATGGGGCAGGAATCCTGTAACAGTCAAATTAACATCATAAACCAAACCTAAATAATCATGATTATTTTTAGAAACGGTAAAAATTAAATGGAAGATACTCAAAGTTATAACTCCACTTTCTTACTACATCTGtggcaaatttgaaaaaaaaaacctatgaaTTTAACCCCATTATATTTTTCAGAATCTTTCccaaattattgtgaaaaataaataaataaaatgacagactttttttctattttttttactctcttACTGACTTGCTTACCATGCCACCTGTAACTGGTTCTCCATCTCTTACGTATTACGTATTTGTCCTAAAtattaaactgaaaaacaacttttaaaatacAACTAAAGAGAACTTAAGTTTCATTCAAGAGAAACTTAAAGACAATGAATGTCAATTACTATATGTAATGTAGTCATAACAATAATGAATTGGATCACTCACGACACATTGACAGGACTCGATGTGAAGAGAAAGCAGTTGCAGTGGTATAGATGTACCGCAGGTCTTGCAGTCATTCTTTGGCATTTTGACAAATTCTGGTGCATTATAGGGTAGCGGGGCTGTATCAATTGTTTCTTGTAAAGGAACAATGtatattgtgttttttccatTATTGGAGGAAGACTTCAGAATTTTTGAACTGTAACCATTGGAGGATTGGGGCAGTGGAGCCATCTTCCTTTGGCCACTCCCACCTTGAAAAATACAGAACATTGatgtaaaaatgtcattattgtTGTGCGAGACAAGTATTCTTTCAAAAGTCGTCAAAAAATTACACCCTAAATTTAAATGGGGGGAGAACTGTTTTGTAAAACCATAACATCAGTCTTACCAGTGGCTTTTTGAAGAAGCCATCCACCACGCAAACTTTGTAGTTTCGAAAATTCCTCAAGTAGAACCCTATTTATCTGAACATAAAGAAATTTGGATTAATAATAATACCACAGTCCAAGAACAGATCACCGACAGTGACATGTGACTGACGTTTTCTGGATTTCTGGCGTTCATTGAGCAATGCTTATTagtgtgaacattttttattaagcaGCTGGAATcaaacatcaaatcaaatcatgtAATGTTCTATAAAGCCCTGTCTCAATGCAAATTAAGCAGAGatgtaaaactaaaaaataatacCAGAAATCTACAAATTacataaaactgaaaaacacaaaggtcTATCAACTGAATGGCAAATTGGATTTGAGCACGGTCCAAAAATTTTCTGCAATGTTATAATAGTTGCTTCACCTCTGCATGATCAGCATCATCTGCAATAGTGACAGTTCTCCTTCCTAATCCCGCTTGCAAAAGAACAGTTTCATCCCTTGGAGTTCTGGATGAATTGTTGGGCAACAGGCAGAACTGTAGTTCTAACAATCGTGCACATGTTGGTCTTGGTGCATCAGGTGCCTTTCTTTTAAAACGTGCACTGTTTCCAGAAAATATTGCTGGAAAAGACCTTAAAATAGAAATACCACATGTAATTTAAT
The sequence above is drawn from the Oryzias latipes chromosome 2, ASM223467v1 genome and encodes:
- the LOC110015234 gene encoding G2/M phase-specific E3 ubiquitin-protein ligase-like, with the protein product MDSCPICGETFSTDLMPLHASSCGESFPQMDYVTQIPVEPSTSRGVPISSSIPESSSSSNFSLLTFSSPQSRSSQPSPAGNDGWKRAEDPERASVLYRRFLLEQKEGEPTLKVKLDLRESVEEQEERLISFYKVHKVDWARPLHCRLEGDVATGEGVKRHFFSLVIQKLQTGFSLDFGNRTGTLLFEGQADHLTPSTSKVLLQSDLFKMAGRMIGHSFLHGGPPLTGISPAILHVLLGGSQETAPIVLEDVADIDIRETIELLTTTGKADVCTLTEDQRESVDHLALSWDLPVLTSTNQGWLLQSLLQYAVLGRTSQQIHQLREGLQESMLWPLLEARPDVLVLVFPGQKMAECSAQMVLQNIIWPEDEEQNEDGCSVAVKSVVAGYLRKFVETVTEHKRKQRVKVWVGWERPMQDMQVEVKPADHPTSSTCFHILRLPSHYTSYDQFKDSLECCIAIND